In Carya illinoinensis cultivar Pawnee chromosome 10, C.illinoinensisPawnee_v1, whole genome shotgun sequence, one DNA window encodes the following:
- the LOC122279911 gene encoding L-type lectin-domain containing receptor kinase VII.1-like has protein sequence MNKHNDQRPVLMFLLLPIFLFFRSISAVDFAFNGFNSSDMLLYGFATVESRVLTLTNRTTSTIGRALYRKKIPAKRPNSSYVYPFSTSFIFSMAPYKNTLAGHGIVFLFVPFTGITGATSAVYLGLLNFTNNGNSDDHIFGVEFDTFMNEEFADISANHVGIDVNSLVSIKAHDAGYWPDNQRDNNGSDIDDANSFKELKLNNGENYQVWIDYSDSLINVTMAPAGMKRPLRPLLLNVSLNLSEVFKDEMYVGFTSATGKLVESNKILAWSFSNSNFSLSEELITTGLPSFVIPKGPIFRSKWFIVGMTLGGFIVILICDLFAVSCIKRQRRKARERAEMEEWELEYWPHRIAYQEIEAATEGFAEENEIGTGGNGKVYKGVLVGGARIAVKCISHENDGMREFLAEISSLGRLKHKSLVGLRGWCKRKQGSFLLIYDYMENGSLDKRVFECDENEMLSCEDRIRILKDVASAVLYLHEGWESKVLHRDIKASNVLLDKDMNGRLGDFGLARMHGHGQVPTTTRVIGTVGYLAPEVIKSGRASAQTDVFGFGALILEVMCGRRPIEEGKPPLVDWAWQLMVQGQLLNALDERLRAIGGFDEQEVDRVLHLGLLCVYPDPSSRPTMRQVVKVLEGNNEVDELGSEDMDAYLRQRLKSKGGWSEFSMHFDSSSYPTFEDIRQSSLMSMSWSGR, from the coding sequence ATGAACAAACATAATGACCAACGGCCTGTCCTGATGTTTCTTCTGCTGCCCATCTTCCTGTTCTTCCGATCCATTTCCGCTGTTGATTTCGCCTTCAACGGCTTCAACTCTTCCGATATGTTACTCTATGGATTCGCCACTGTTGAATCTCGTGTTCTAACACTCACTAATAGAACGACTTCAACAATTGGTCGTGCCCTTTACCGGAAAAAGATTCCCGCAAAAAGGCCGAACTCTTCGTATGTGTATCCTTTCTCGACTTCTTTCATCTTCTCCATGGCTCCTTACAAGAATACTCTTGCTGGGCATGGCATAGTTTTCCTTTTTGTGCCCTTTACTGGCATCACAGGCGCGACCTCAGCTGTATATCTTGGCCTTCTCAACTTCACCAACAATGGGAATTCCGATGATCATATTTTTGGAGTCGAATTTGATACGTTTATGAACGAAGAATTCGCTGACATAAGCGCCAATCATGTTGGGATCGATGTGAACTCCCTCGTATCGATCAAAGCACATGATGCCGGGTACTGGCCAGACAACCAAAGAGACAACAACGGCAGTGATATTGATGATGCGAACTCCTTCAAAGAATTGAAGCTGAACAATGGTGAAAATTACCAAGTTTGGATTGACTATTCTGATTCTTTGATTAATGTTACCATGGCTCCTGCAGGCATGAAAAGACCTCTGAGGCCTTTGTTGTTGAATGTTTCTCTTAATCTTTCTGAGGTGTTTAAGGACGAAATGTATGTTGGCTTTACTAGTGCTACCGGAAAGTTAGTGGAAAGTAACAAGATTTTGGCGTGGAGCTTTAGTAATTCGAACTTTTCATTAAGCGAAGAGTTGATCACGACAGGTTTGCCATCGTTTGTTATTCCAAAGGGGCCGATATTTCGTTCTAAATGGTTTATTGTAGGAATGACGTTGGGAGGTTTCatagttattttaatttgtgaCCTGTTTGCTGTGTCTTGTATCAAGAGGCAGCGAAGGAAAGCTAGGGAGAGAGCGGAAATGGAAGAATGGGAATTGGAGTATTGGCCCCACAGAATTGCATACCAAGAAATTGAGGCGGCGACAGAAGGGTTTGCAGAAGAAAATGAGATCGGAACCGGAGGGAATGGGAAGGTCTACAAGGGAGTTTTGGTAGGAGGGGCACGGATTGCGGTGAAATGCATTTCACATGAAAATGATGGGATGAGAGAATTCTTGGCCGAAATTTCAAGCCTTGGAAGATTGAAGCACAAAAGTTTGGTGGGGCTGAGAGGCTGGTGCAAGAGAAAGCAGGGAAGCTTCTTGTTGATCTATGACTACATGGAAAATGGAAGCTTGGACAAACGGGTATTCGAATGCGATGAGAACGAGATGCTGAGTTGCGAAGACAGGATAAGGATTTTAAAAGATGTGGCTTCAGCAGTCTTGTACTTGCACGAGGGCTGGGAATCCAAAGTCCTGCATCGAGACATAAAGGCCAGCAATGTGTTGCTTGACAAGGACATGAATGGAAGGTTAGGGGATTTTGGACTAGCCCGGATGCACGGCCATGGTCAAGTGCCTACCACAACAAGAGTGATCGGGACGGTCGGATACTTGGCGCCAGAGGTGATAAAGAGTGGGCGGGCATCTGCTCAAACTGATGTGTTCGGATTTGGGGCCTTGATCTTGGAAGTCATGTGTGGGAGGAGGCCTATAGAGGAGGGAAAGCCACCTTTGGTAGATTGGGCATGGCAATTGATGGTACAAGGGCAGCTACTGAATGCCCTGGATGAAAGGTTGAGGGCTATAGGTGGGTTTGACGAGCAAGAAGTCGACAGGGTGCTGCACTTGGGGTTGTTGTGTGTATATCCTGACCCAAGCTCTCGGCCAACCATGAGACAAGTGGTGAAAGTTTTGGAGGGGAATAACGAGGTGGACGAGCTTGGAAGTGAGGATATGGATGCTTATTTGCGACAAAGATTGAAATCCAAGGGTGGGTGGTCCGAGTTTTCTATGCATTTTGACTCTTCATCTTACCCAACATTTGAAGATATTCGACAGTCTTCATTGATGTCTATGTCTTGGTCGGGCAGGTGA